In a single window of the Ruminococcus albus 7 = DSM 20455 genome:
- a CDS encoding dockerin type I repeat-containing protein: protein MKRKHRMVSLLTSAAMLWVMQPSGIVTVSADMAGEFSENHSYVGGTVNTPILRSTDIQPIEITEQPSAVSDVYYNEDVTLTAKADNANTARWYCRSLNGIHPCGKLTALDESGLTSVSVKADGKTYFCRFSDGKEYADTQTVSACFIPAFTVNETSMTFIGGEDAEISIPCDYDHEHPCDHIITDEWIMRKNGTDVTITSSDKYIIKGSRLTIKDISAEESSCILRHIITEHGSYYSKGINISVVDGDPDKSISSFELEGIGKLFIGDKAPGISDISTMSEKYTIESISWTGVDANGYIVSPNPAYSISLKAADGYMFRYGGNGDIKGHMDDIMLTAYGVPDTYTDKLTVSRTYDNHTYLTAPKDFIALEQYDLSACRYNYVDIQLKVNFSCPDQHSEKHAVKSFTDAHYSAGYHLPEGLTMDSMGHITGMLTAPEGVQPFLVYIESTSGEAYLMDCTFTVNEHEHQYVKDTDPETGEAVMVCSGTEYCGAEPIPVPQEPHNAHTWGQWISDNDNTHSCTCTECSEIKTESHSFDDGVITKEASKEEKGIIVYTCTECGHQITEEYEYDGNTDDDYILGDANGDGMINVSDIAIAAAYVKGRKPLDDKSQKRADTNNDGKVNISDISKIAAHVKGKKLLAK, encoded by the coding sequence TTGAAAAGAAAACACAGAATGGTGTCATTGTTGACATCTGCTGCGATGCTGTGGGTGATGCAGCCTTCGGGCATAGTTACGGTATCTGCGGATATGGCAGGGGAGTTCAGTGAAAATCACAGCTATGTAGGTGGCACTGTCAACACCCCTATCCTCAGATCAACCGATATCCAACCAATAGAAATAACCGAACAGCCCTCTGCTGTATCAGATGTATACTATAATGAGGATGTGACACTTACTGCTAAGGCAGATAATGCGAATACTGCAAGATGGTACTGCCGCAGTCTGAATGGCATACATCCATGCGGAAAGCTGACTGCCCTTGATGAAAGCGGTCTGACTTCAGTGAGCGTAAAAGCAGACGGCAAAACGTATTTCTGCCGTTTTTCGGACGGAAAGGAATATGCTGACACACAAACAGTATCAGCCTGCTTTATTCCTGCGTTCACGGTAAATGAAACAAGCATGACATTTATAGGGGGTGAGGATGCAGAGATCTCCATTCCCTGTGATTATGACCATGAGCATCCATGTGATCATATCATTACTGATGAATGGATAATGCGGAAGAATGGAACGGATGTTACGATAACAAGTTCTGATAAGTACATTATAAAAGGCAGCAGGCTTACAATCAAGGACATATCCGCAGAAGAAAGTTCCTGTATATTAAGACATATCATTACCGAACACGGAAGTTATTACAGCAAAGGGATAAATATCAGCGTAGTTGACGGCGATCCTGATAAGAGTATATCCTCCTTTGAACTGGAAGGGATAGGAAAGCTGTTCATAGGTGATAAAGCACCCGGTATTTCGGATATAAGTACTATGAGCGAAAAGTACACTATTGAGAGCATATCCTGGACAGGTGTTGATGCAAACGGATATATAGTAAGCCCGAATCCTGCATACAGTATATCATTGAAGGCGGCTGACGGATATATGTTCAGGTATGGCGGTAACGGTGATATCAAGGGTCATATGGATGATATTATGCTGACAGCTTATGGTGTACCTGATACTTATACAGACAAGCTGACTGTAAGCCGTACCTATGATAATCACACATATCTTACGGCGCCGAAGGACTTCATCGCACTGGAGCAGTACGATCTTTCAGCCTGCCGTTATAATTACGTTGATATACAGCTGAAAGTTAACTTCTCCTGTCCCGATCAGCATTCCGAAAAGCACGCTGTCAAGAGTTTTACCGATGCACATTATTCTGCGGGATACCATCTTCCCGAGGGGCTTACTATGGACAGCATGGGACATATAACAGGTATGCTTACTGCCCCCGAGGGTGTACAGCCTTTCCTTGTGTATATTGAAAGTACAAGCGGAGAAGCCTACCTTATGGATTGTACTTTTACCGTAAACGAACATGAACATCAATATGTAAAGGACACAGACCCTGAAACTGGTGAGGCGGTAATGGTCTGCAGCGGGACTGAGTACTGTGGCGCTGAACCTATACCTGTGCCACAGGAGCCTCACAATGCTCATACATGGGGGCAGTGGATAAGCGACAATGACAATACACACAGCTGTACCTGCACTGAATGCAGTGAGATCAAGACAGAAAGTCACAGCTTCGATGACGGAGTTATCACGAAAGAAGCTTCAAAGGAAGAAAAAGGTATTATAGTATATACCTGCACAGAATGCGGTCATCAGATCACCGAGGAGTATGAATATGATGGAAACACTGATGATGACTATATTCTCGGAGATGCTAACGGCGACGGAATGATAAATGTTTCTGATATCGCCATAGCGGCTGCCTATGTCAAGGGCAGAAAACCACTTGACGACAAGTCACAGAAACGCGCTGATACCAATAATGACGGCAAGGTGAATATCTCTGATATCTCGAAGATAGCCGCCCATGTTAAAGGCAAAAAACTTTTGGCAAAATAA
- a CDS encoding carbohydrate kinase family protein, producing MDTDNRAYLFGQILGTHSFLLKDGFLKPDEYSEISEQYFLPGGETGTAATVLASLGVSIKMDGTQIRTEVAPMLKEFYRDKTVDISSLGLLQDDAGIMDYVVIAGLVRSPMGRFAQLFSSGKRWWGIPKEEDISGCGAAGIDPFFGEESLLAARLCIELGVPYVTIDAPHDSFLHRHAAVNAVSRECTSIRYKGMPSEAVLELMMSSGEGLTVITQGGDDMLYGRNGGKIQRMKPFDVSVKSTLGAGDTFKAGCIYGLLKHMNDDKLVRFASACSAIAISRFPLPLYPPTLSEVQALINQK from the coding sequence ATGGATACCGATAACCGCGCATATCTTTTCGGTCAGATACTTGGTACGCATTCTTTTCTGCTGAAGGACGGTTTTTTAAAACCCGATGAATATTCCGAGATAAGCGAACAGTATTTTCTCCCGGGAGGTGAAACCGGTACTGCGGCTACAGTGCTGGCTTCACTGGGAGTGTCCATAAAAATGGACGGTACTCAAATCAGAACAGAAGTCGCGCCTATGCTTAAAGAATTCTATCGTGATAAGACCGTGGATATATCATCCCTGGGCTTATTACAGGATGATGCGGGTATTATGGACTATGTGGTGATAGCAGGACTTGTGCGCTCACCTATGGGAAGATTCGCACAGCTGTTCTCATCAGGCAAAAGATGGTGGGGCATCCCAAAAGAGGAAGATATTTCAGGCTGCGGTGCTGCCGGGATAGATCCTTTCTTTGGTGAAGAATCACTGCTGGCAGCAAGGCTGTGCATAGAACTTGGTGTCCCCTATGTTACCATAGATGCACCTCACGATTCGTTTCTTCACCGTCATGCAGCAGTAAACGCAGTTTCACGGGAATGCACTTCTATCCGCTACAAAGGTATGCCGTCAGAGGCTGTGCTTGAACTTATGATGTCTTCAGGCGAAGGGCTGACAGTTATAACACAGGGCGGAGATGATATGCTTTACGGCAGAAATGGCGGAAAGATACAACGAATGAAACCATTCGATGTATCTGTAAAAAGCACACTCGGTGCCGGTGATACATTTAAAGCAGGCTGTATCTACGGTCTGCTGAAACACATGAACGATGACAAACTTGTGCGTTTCGCCAGTGCCTGCTCAGCCATAGCAATATCACGCTTTCCTCTGCCGCTTTATCCGCCGACACTCTCGGAAGTACAGGCACTGATAAACCAAAAATAA
- a CDS encoding ABC transporter permease, with translation MFERLLALRYIKSQKRHSIFTICSITIAVALMTLLFIGYSTFRGIVRESVYADKPYHFRIMKLTEEEYEQLAENEELSISDHTNEADGTISAEVMLNGYHEDIGLYIFSLFPEKQLYSDRFEEFDTSQIDVNYDLISADKLDFPSRYEALRDLAVYFIFVFLLVIALRLMIDTAFEISAKEREKQFGMLQCMGAEPKQIVRTITYEGLILCIIGLPLGMLLGFGASACALKVIDSSDVAETFFTAEKAHDLMHLHVSPLMLVLSAATGLVWVFLSAYQTGMRAIKKTPIQAIFGSSNKTNKVKKASVFSSVFGWKGKLASRNNRRQPKRFAITVISLTLSIALFASFSVVLRQSLAAFEKLVDIIGLNYDLGVAIKSEQGKPMDYKAGYDALMETGLFDVNDFCKEQVSYIQTSDGTMNTCVLRYYPRDVLEKKFAGELPVSYDELTSQGAYLMMNSAADAVSEHFDTPKKLEVGVMEKTIISDEEYNAMSAAEKEKVKDYYIDDFNTESKKLEYRYTTELYPTVLNVAGSAPIFRSEEGKAPTSEEQLAGNAIILAGTLDYYNNSAYTLAGKGSLAILDGFEYVHLDLKDDNDYEQAKTFINANTELMKLDEDYHGDMLKMRSGVGAIKIGSVFLSIIIGIIALVNMVNILSTGLLNRKAELASMQCMGMTEGQMYGMTVIECLQYSLTAGVLATGLMEGLMGLMVLLLKRINLYEELGYIVNFIEPVPLIWIAAAIAFAAAVISSLITLGKINKESLTDQMRTFD, from the coding sequence ATGTTTGAGAGGTTACTGGCGCTAAGGTATATCAAGTCACAAAAGCGCCACAGCATCTTCACCATCTGCAGCATAACGATCGCTGTCGCACTGATGACGCTGCTGTTCATAGGCTATTCGACATTCAGGGGAATAGTCCGTGAATCGGTATATGCGGATAAACCATACCATTTCAGGATCATGAAGCTCACCGAAGAAGAATATGAGCAGCTTGCAGAAAATGAAGAACTGAGCATAAGCGATCACACTAACGAAGCAGACGGTACCATATCGGCAGAGGTCATGCTGAATGGATATCACGAGGATATAGGTCTGTATATTTTCAGCCTTTTCCCGGAAAAACAGCTTTACAGTGACCGATTTGAAGAATTCGATACATCGCAGATAGATGTGAACTACGATCTTATAAGTGCGGATAAACTGGATTTCCCGTCGAGATATGAAGCACTCCGTGACCTTGCTGTATATTTTATCTTTGTATTCCTGCTGGTCATCGCACTTAGACTTATGATAGATACAGCCTTTGAGATAAGCGCCAAGGAGCGTGAAAAACAGTTCGGTATGCTGCAATGCATGGGCGCTGAACCAAAGCAGATAGTCCGCACTATCACCTATGAAGGTCTTATCCTTTGTATTATCGGTCTTCCACTCGGTATGCTGCTGGGATTCGGGGCAAGCGCCTGTGCCCTGAAGGTAATTGATTCCAGCGACGTGGCAGAAACTTTCTTTACTGCAGAAAAAGCGCATGATCTGATGCACCTTCATGTCAGTCCGCTGATGCTTGTACTATCAGCAGCGACAGGTCTGGTCTGGGTATTTCTCTCGGCTTATCAGACAGGTATGCGTGCGATCAAAAAAACTCCTATACAAGCTATATTCGGCAGCAGCAACAAAACGAACAAGGTAAAAAAAGCTTCCGTATTCAGTTCTGTGTTCGGCTGGAAGGGCAAGCTGGCTTCACGCAATAACCGCCGTCAGCCGAAGCGTTTTGCTATAACCGTTATATCTCTGACACTGTCAATCGCACTGTTTGCCTCATTTTCAGTCGTACTCAGACAATCTCTTGCGGCTTTTGAAAAGCTGGTCGACATAATCGGACTTAACTACGATCTTGGCGTTGCGATAAAAAGTGAGCAGGGAAAGCCTATGGACTACAAGGCAGGCTATGATGCACTGATGGAAACAGGATTATTCGATGTGAATGATTTCTGCAAGGAGCAGGTATCATATATACAAACTTCTGACGGCACAATGAATACCTGTGTGCTGAGATACTATCCCAGAGATGTGCTCGAAAAGAAATTCGCAGGAGAACTGCCTGTAAGTTATGATGAGCTGACATCGCAGGGTGCGTACCTTATGATGAACAGCGCTGCAGATGCAGTTTCAGAGCACTTCGATACTCCCAAAAAGCTGGAAGTAGGTGTGATGGAAAAAACGATCATATCCGACGAAGAGTATAATGCCATGAGCGCCGCAGAAAAGGAAAAGGTCAAGGACTACTATATCGATGATTTCAATACTGAAAGCAAGAAACTGGAATATCGCTATACAACAGAGCTTTACCCCACAGTATTGAATGTCGCTGGCTCTGCGCCCATATTCAGGTCAGAAGAAGGTAAGGCTCCTACCTCTGAAGAACAGCTGGCAGGAAATGCTATTATACTTGCCGGTACTCTTGACTACTATAATAACAGTGCATACACTCTGGCAGGCAAAGGAAGCCTTGCTATTCTTGACGGATTTGAGTATGTACACCTCGATCTCAAGGACGATAATGACTACGAACAGGCAAAGACCTTTATCAATGCGAATACAGAACTTATGAAGCTAGACGAAGACTATCACGGTGATATGCTTAAAATGCGCTCGGGTGTAGGTGCCATAAAGATAGGCTCTGTTTTTCTGAGTATAATCATCGGTATAATCGCACTGGTGAATATGGTGAATATATTGTCTACCGGCTTGCTTAACCGCAAGGCAGAACTTGCTTCCATGCAATGCATGGGCATGACCGAAGGTCAGATGTACGGAATGACAGTGATAGAATGTTTACAGTATTCGCTGACTGCAGGTGTGCTGGCAACAGGACTAATGGAAGGTCTAATGGGTCTGATGGTACTGCTTCTGAAACGGATAAATCTTTATGAGGAACTCGGTTACATAGTGAACTTCATCGAACCTGTTCCGCTGATATGGATAGCCGCAGCCATCGCATTTGCAGCCGCTGTGATATCATCGCTGATAACACTTGGAAAGATAAACAAGGAAAGTCTTACAGACCAGATGAGGACGTTCGACTGA
- a CDS encoding S66 family peptidase, translating into MKIETGSTIGVFSPSWCITNEAPEAAARAENYIRSQGFNVKHGKLWGKADAYVSGSPEERADEFNALLHDPEVRILMASVGGQVTNGMLPYIDYEFYAENPKPVVGMSDVTALLMAIYTKTGVPTYYGSNFVTSYARLSPYRDIALKSLCDVLNFEECHKYFFPEYYSDDVIEWSQELTEEKCIPNEIITLSGGKVSGRLIGGNLYTIGNIWGTPYMPEIRKGDILFIEDTEEWACSLERTLAQLKICGVFDMIGGLIIGKCRQFQHYGTEKTYYEFIYDYLNGPNYPVLAECDFSHCAPMLTLPIGITAKLDADAQTIELVR; encoded by the coding sequence ATGAAAATAGAAACAGGTTCAACAATAGGCGTTTTCAGCCCGTCGTGGTGCATCACAAATGAAGCGCCGGAAGCTGCTGCTCGTGCAGAGAATTATATTCGCTCCCAGGGTTTTAATGTAAAGCACGGCAAGCTATGGGGAAAGGCAGATGCATACGTTTCAGGCTCACCAGAAGAAAGAGCTGATGAATTCAATGCGTTGCTTCACGATCCCGAGGTCCGTATACTTATGGCGAGTGTCGGCGGTCAGGTGACAAACGGTATGCTCCCGTACATTGATTATGAATTCTACGCGGAAAACCCGAAACCCGTTGTAGGTATGTCGGATGTGACGGCGCTGCTGATGGCAATTTATACGAAAACAGGCGTACCCACATATTACGGCTCGAACTTTGTAACAAGCTATGCAAGGCTCAGTCCGTATCGGGATATCGCCTTAAAAAGCCTTTGCGATGTGCTGAACTTTGAAGAATGCCACAAATATTTTTTCCCCGAATACTATTCTGACGACGTTATAGAATGGTCGCAGGAATTAACCGAGGAAAAGTGTATCCCAAATGAGATTATAACTCTGAGCGGCGGAAAGGTATCGGGCAGACTTATCGGCGGGAACCTGTATACTATCGGAAATATATGGGGTACCCCATATATGCCGGAAATACGCAAGGGTGATATTCTGTTCATTGAAGATACCGAGGAGTGGGCGTGCAGCCTGGAACGAACATTGGCTCAGTTGAAAATCTGCGGTGTTTTCGACATGATTGGAGGGCTTATCATCGGGAAATGCAGGCAATTTCAGCATTACGGGACAGAGAAAACGTATTATGAGTTTATATACGATTATCTGAACGGACCGAATTATCCCGTGCTTGCCGAGTGTGATTTTAGCCATTGTGCACCCATGCTGACACTGCCTATCGGAATCACGGCTAAGCTGGATGCCGATGCCCAAACGATAGAATTGGTAAGATAA
- a CDS encoding CobW family GTP-binding protein, producing the protein MNNNKKIPVILITGYLGSGKTTLMQNLLKQEQRKIALIVNDMGSVNIDAALLNKNRDRVSSVEMVELQNGCICCTLRDEFIAEIERISQLPDIEAVFVEASGISEPSNIAASFVIYTEDNPDTNVYLSSVVSVVDADRIYNEFLREISMENDTEEGDIINLIIDQIEFCDLVILNKTDLLCERQIEEVTKAIRDIQSEAEIIPAVNSVVDTDKILHGKEFDYHSVMASSSVQRALNTNEPNDKEACMDEYGITSFVYEEVRPFDRDKFMALVDEYPTELIRTKGYMWFADDDVHIQLFEQAGRNASVTELNEWLASCPQEEVDAMLQAYPDLKDDWDDKYGDRINQLVFIGKDYKKADILSKLNACLVTA; encoded by the coding sequence ATGAATAACAACAAAAAGATCCCCGTAATTCTTATAACAGGTTATCTCGGTTCGGGAAAAACCACACTTATGCAGAATCTTCTGAAACAGGAACAGCGCAAGATAGCACTTATCGTTAACGATATGGGCAGTGTCAATATAGATGCCGCTCTGCTTAACAAGAACCGCGACCGCGTTTCTTCCGTAGAAATGGTAGAACTTCAGAACGGTTGTATATGCTGCACCCTCCGTGATGAATTCATCGCTGAGATAGAACGTATATCTCAGCTGCCCGATATTGAAGCAGTATTCGTTGAAGCATCGGGCATAAGCGAACCCTCCAATATAGCAGCATCTTTCGTGATATATACCGAGGATAATCCCGATACCAATGTTTACCTGAGTTCCGTTGTTTCCGTTGTGGACGCTGACCGCATATATAACGAATTCCTTCGTGAGATATCCATGGAGAACGACACCGAAGAGGGAGATATAATCAATCTTATCATAGACCAGATAGAGTTCTGCGACCTGGTCATACTCAACAAGACCGACCTTCTTTGTGAAAGACAGATAGAAGAAGTAACAAAGGCTATCCGTGACATACAGTCCGAAGCGGAGATAATCCCCGCAGTTAACAGCGTAGTGGATACAGACAAGATACTTCACGGCAAGGAATTCGACTACCATTCGGTAATGGCATCATCATCGGTACAGCGTGCACTCAACACCAACGAACCGAATGACAAGGAAGCGTGTATGGACGAATACGGTATAACTTCATTTGTTTATGAGGAAGTACGCCCATTTGACCGTGATAAATTCATGGCACTGGTGGATGAGTACCCGACAGAACTTATACGCACAAAAGGGTATATGTGGTTCGCGGATGATGATGTACATATACAGCTGTTTGAGCAGGCAGGAAGAAATGCAAGCGTGACAGAGCTGAATGAATGGCTCGCATCCTGCCCACAGGAAGAAGTCGATGCCATGCTTCAGGCTTATCCCGATCTTAAAGACGATTGGGATGATAAATACGGTGACCGCATAAACCAGCTTGTTTTCATAGGAAAAGACTATAAGAAAGCAGACATTCTCTCAAAGCTGAATGCGTGCCTTGTAACCGCATGA
- a CDS encoding metal ABC transporter solute-binding protein, Zn/Mn family: MFKKKTAIYALAIAMTMTGITSCGTAAKASDNNKKTASDTETFSVVCTIFPEYDWIKEILGDHADNVELTYLLDNGVDLHSYQPTTEDILKITTCDLFIYVGGESDEWVTDVLKDPQNKDMKVIDLMEVLGDSAKVEELKEGMQEDEHEHEHDHEHSKEVSTFEDDEVKDRSLSDWAGEWQSPYPFVLDGTLDEAWDAMAETKGKMTAEEYKEYYKTGYETDIKSVKIDGDNITYTYDNGKTVSSDYKYTGYFIQDWSSGTRGAMYRFEAEDKGSGAPVYIEINDHMIEPAKAEHFHLRMSNESYDAIVDPEKYWPTFFPADMSGEEICDHLAGHDKDHEEDEHEHEHEEGEEEYDEHVWLSVKNAKILCAEIEKNIEAIDSANAADYRANLDSYAAKLDELDNSFSTLVDNSSVNTLIFGDRFPFRYFVDDYGLDYYAAFIGCSAETEASFETISFLADKINELDCKTIFTLENSSKDIAETIISTSGKGVEIAELNSLQSVSQDDIAGGASYISLMQKNYDVLAGVLK; this comes from the coding sequence ATGTTCAAGAAAAAAACAGCTATTTATGCTCTTGCAATAGCTATGACAATGACCGGTATAACAAGCTGCGGCACTGCTGCAAAAGCTTCAGATAATAATAAAAAGACTGCATCCGATACAGAGACTTTCAGTGTAGTATGCACTATATTCCCTGAGTATGACTGGATAAAGGAGATACTTGGCGATCACGCTGATAATGTCGAGCTCACCTATCTTCTGGATAACGGTGTGGATCTTCACAGCTATCAGCCGACTACTGAAGATATACTGAAAATAACTACCTGTGACCTGTTTATATATGTAGGCGGAGAATCGGATGAGTGGGTAACAGATGTTCTTAAAGATCCGCAGAACAAGGATATGAAAGTCATTGATCTCATGGAAGTTCTCGGGGATTCCGCCAAAGTGGAAGAACTGAAGGAGGGTATGCAGGAGGACGAACATGAGCATGAACACGATCATGAACACAGCAAGGAAGTATCCACCTTTGAGGACGATGAAGTAAAGGACAGAAGTCTTTCTGACTGGGCAGGCGAATGGCAGTCTCCGTATCCGTTCGTACTCGATGGTACACTCGATGAAGCATGGGATGCGATGGCTGAAACAAAGGGAAAAATGACCGCCGAGGAGTACAAGGAATACTACAAGACCGGCTATGAAACAGACATAAAGTCAGTAAAGATAGACGGTGACAATATCACATATACCTATGATAACGGAAAAACTGTAAGCTCTGATTATAAGTATACAGGCTACTTCATACAGGATTGGTCAAGCGGAACAAGAGGCGCAATGTACCGCTTTGAAGCTGAGGATAAAGGATCAGGCGCACCTGTTTATATCGAGATCAATGATCACATGATCGAACCTGCCAAGGCTGAGCATTTCCACCTGAGAATGAGCAACGAAAGCTATGATGCTATTGTTGATCCCGAAAAATACTGGCCTACATTCTTCCCCGCTGATATGAGCGGCGAGGAGATCTGCGATCACCTTGCAGGTCATGACAAGGATCATGAAGAAGACGAACACGAGCATGAACACGAAGAGGGCGAGGAAGAATACGACGAGCACGTATGGCTGTCTGTCAAAAACGCAAAGATCCTCTGTGCTGAGATAGAGAAAAATATAGAGGCTATAGACTCAGCTAATGCCGCTGATTACAGGGCTAACCTTGACAGCTATGCCGCAAAGCTTGATGAACTTGATAACAGCTTCAGTACACTGGTCGATAATTCTTCTGTAAATACACTTATTTTCGGTGACAGATTCCCCTTCCGCTACTTCGTTGATGATTACGGTCTTGATTACTATGCAGCATTCATCGGCTGCTCGGCTGAAACCGAAGCAAGCTTTGAAACTATCTCTTTCCTTGCCGATAAAATCAATGAGCTTGATTGCAAGACTATCTTCACACTTGAAAATTCAAGCAAGGATATTGCTGAAACTATCATAAGCACATCAGGTAAAGGTGTAGAGATCGCTGAACTGAATTCACTACAGTCAGTATCACAGGACGATATCGCAGGCGGTGCAAGCTACATATCACTTATGCAGAAAAACTATGATGTTCTTGCAGGCGTTCTGAAATGA